The window CCATCCGCGGTTCGAATTCGTGAAGGCCAATCTGGCCGATCGCCCGGCGATGTCGGCGCTGTTCGCCAGGCACAAATTTCCGGTGGTGATCCATCTCGCGGCGCAGGCCGGCGTGCGGTATTCGATCGATAAGCCGCATGCCTATGCCGACGCCAACCTCGAAGGCTTTCTCAACGTCCTCGAAGGTTGCCGGCACAATGCATGCAAACACCTGATCTACGCGTCGTCATCCTCGGTATACGGGGCCAACAAGAAAAAGCCGTTCTCGGTAAGCGACCGGGTCGACAATCCCATCAGCCTGTATGCCGCGACCAAGAAGGCGAACGAGTTGATGGCGCATTCCTACAGCCATCTCTATCGGCTGCCGACCACGGGCCTGCGGTTCTTCACGGTCTATGGGCCTTGGGGAAGGCCGGACATGGCGATCTTCCTGTTTACCAAGGCGATCGTCGAACGGGCGCCGATCAAGCTCTTCAACCACGGCAACATGCGCCGCGATTTCACTTACATCGATGACGTTGCGGCTGTCATCGGGCGGCTCCTCGGTCATGTCCCTGCGGGCAGCGAGAACAGCGCTCCGGCACGGATTTACAACGTCGGTAACCACAAGCCGGAAGACCTGTTGCATGTGGTGACGGTTCTTGAGAAAGAGTTGGGGCTTGAAGCCGTCAAAACTATGCTACCCATGCAGCCCGGCGACGTGCCTGAAACCTTCGCCGACATCGACGACCTGATGCGCGATGTCGGCTTCAGACCGGACACCCCGATCGAAGACGGCATCCGCCATTTCGTGGCATGGTATCGCGGCCACTACGGCGCATGATTGCAAAGGTTTGATCTAATCATGGACAAGCGCATCATCCCATTGATCATGTGTGGCGGCGCGGGGACGCGGCTGTGGCCGTCGTCGCGCGAGGGGCGGCCGAAGCAGTTTCTGCCGCTGTTCGGGCCGCGCTCCACGTTCCAGGACACGATGCTGCGGGTGTCGGATACGACCTTGTTCGATCGGCCGATCGTCATCACCAGTGCCGCTTATCGTTTCATGGTGCGCGAACAACTCGCCGACATCGGTCTCGAGGCCGATGTGTTGCTGGAACCGGCGCGGCGCGATTCCGGCCCGGCGATTGCTGCCGGCGCGGCCTTCGCGCAGACCCGCGATAGCGATGCCGTGGTGCTGGCGCTGGCCGCCGATCACGTCGTCAAGGATACCGCCGCCTTCGTCGCGGCGTGCCGCCAGGGACTCGTGGTCGCCAACGAGGGACATATCGTAACCTTCGGCGTCAAGCCGGAGCGTCCGGCGACGGAATACGGCTACATCTCGCCGGGCAAAGCCATCGCCGGTGACGTGCATGCGGTGGCGAAATTCGTCGAGAAGCCGGATCTGGCGAGGGCCGCGGGTTACATCGAGGCGGGCTATCTCTGGAACAGCGGTAACTTCATGTTCCGCGCCGCGATGCTGCTGGATGAATACAGCCGGGTCGATCCGGACAGCGTGCAGACCATCACCGACGCCGTCGCCGGAGCGGGCCGCGACCTCGGCTTTATTACCCTCGACGCGGAGGCGTTTGGAAAGGCGAAGGCGATTTCGATCGACTATGCGGTGATGGAAAAGACTTCACACGCCGCGGTGGTGCCGGTCGCCTGCGGCTGGTCCGACGTCGGCTCCTGGCTTGCGGTGTGGGAATTGTCGGACAAGGACGGGCAGGGCAACGCCGCGCAGGGCACCGCGGTGTTCGAGGACTCGCGCAACTGCAATGTGGCCACCGACGGGGTTGTGGTGGCGCTGGAAGGCGTCGACGATCTGGTGGTGGTGGCGACGCAGGATGCGGTTCTGGTGTCGCGTCAGAAGGATGCCAACGGCCTGAAGCGGCTGGTGGCGAAATTGAAAGTTGTGGCGCCGAACGTCACCGAGGATCATCTCAAGGTGCATCGGCCATGGGGCTCGTATCAGTCGCTCGACAATGGCGACCGCCATCAGGTCAAGCGCATCGTGGTGAAGGCCGGCGGGCGGCTGTCGCTGCAGATGCATCACCACCGTTCCGAGCACTGGATCGTGGTCCGCGGCACGGCGCGGGTGACGGTCAATGACCTCGTCAAGATCGTCCACGAGAACGAGTCGATCTACATCCCGATCGGCGCCACCCACCGGCTGGAAAACCCCGGCAAGATTCTGCTCGAACTGATCGAAGTGCAGACCGGCAGCTATCTCGGCGAGGACGACATCATCCGCATCGAGGACGATTATCGGCGCAGCTAGCCGTGCTGTGGCCCGGTCGATTGATGCGGAACCGTGCGGCCGTGGCCGGCCAATAATTGTGTAATTCTTTGAATCAAAACGTGTTTGGATGAAAATCCAGCCCCATCGCCACATTTGTGGCGGCATGCTAGGAGAACCCACGCGCTGGGACGGCGCGGCAGTTCGGGGTTCAATCGATGGTTTCCAAAGGTTCTGACAAGAGTTCTGACAAGGGGTCAGAGACAGGTATGGGCGCAGGCCGCACGCTTCGGGTTGGTGTGGTCGGCGCCGGCGTGATGGGCACTAACCATGGCCGCGTGCTGGCCGGGCTGCCGGGCATCGAGCTGATCGGCATCGTCGATCCCCTTCCGGAACACCGCGCCCGCGCGGTCAAACTGATCGGCTGCCCGACCTTTTCGGATCTCGAATCACTCATTGAGGCCGGCGTCGATGCGGTCACCATCGCCGCCCCAACCCATCTGCATCATGAAGTAGCATTGGCCTGCATTGCCAAAGGCATTCACGTGCTGGTCGAAAAGCCGATCGCCTCCACAGTGGAGGAGGGTCGCGAGATCGTCGAGGCCGCCCGCCGCGCCAAGGTGACGTTGATGGTCGGCCATGTCGAGCGCTTCAATCCCGCCGTCGCCACCATCAAGCAGGCGATCAAGGACGAGGACATTCTCTCCATCGCCATCACCCGCGTCGGACCGTTCCCGCCGCGGATGTCCAATGTCGGCGTCGTCATCGATCTCGCCGTGCATGACATCGATCTGATCCGCTGGTTCACCGAATCCGACATCGTCGATGTGCAGCCGCAGCTCGCCAGCGCCGTTGCCGAGCGCGAGGATATCGCGCTGCTGCAGTTCCGCACCGCCTCCGGCGTGCTGGCGCATATCAACACCAACTGGCTGACGCCCTTCAAGGCGCGCACCGTCACCGTCGCGACGCGCGGCAAATATGTGATGGGCGATCTCTTGACCCGCCAGGTCACCGAGTGCTTCGGCTTCAAGACCGACGGCAGCTATTCGATGCGGCATCTGCCGGTCGGGCAGGACGAGCCGTTGCGCGCCGAATTGCTGGCGTTCCTCGATGCAGTTCGCTCCGGCGGCGTGCCCGCCGTGACCGGCGACGAAGGCGTCGCCAGCCTCGAGATCGCAATCCAGTGCCTGGAAGCGCCGAAGAAGCCCACAGCCGTCGCCCGCCCGGCGCCGCGCCGCGTGGTCGGCTGACACGCGCGTTAATTCGGCGCGTTCGCGCGCCGCTGTTCAACACGAATATCTGCAGGCCCCTATGAACCAGCATTTGCGTCCAGAGCCCGTTCCCTTCATTGACATTGGTGCGCAACGCCGTCGCCTCGGCCAGTCGATCGACGATGCTGTCGGCCGCGTGCTGACGCATTGCCAGTTCATCGGTGGCCCGGAAGTGACGCAGCTTGAAGCCGAACTTGCGGCCTATACCGGCGCCAAACATGTCATCAGCTGCGCCAGCGGCACCGATGCGTTGCTGATGGTGCTGATGGCCAAGGGCGTCGGTCCCGGCGACGCCGTGTTCTGTCCGTCGTTCACCTTCTGCGCCACCGGCGAGGCCGTGGCGCTGACCGGCGCGTCGCCTGTTTTCGTCGATGTCGATGAGTCCACCTACAACATGGACGCCGCTTCGCTGAAGCGCGCCGTCGCCACCGCGAAGAAGCTCGGCCTCAAGCCCCGGGCCATCATCCCCGTCGATCTGTTCGGCCAGCCCGCCGACCATGATACGATCGCCGCCATCGCCGAAGCCGAAGGGATGTTCGTGCTCGACGACGCCGCGCAGGCGTTCGGCGCCAGGTACAAGGGCAAACGCATCGGCACCTTCGCGCTCGCCACCGCGACCAGCTTCTTTCCCGCCAAACCACTCGGCTGTTTCGGCGACGGCGGCGCGATCTTCACCGACGATGATCAGCTCGCCGCCGATCTGCGCAGCATCCGCGTCCACGGCCAGGGTTCTGACAAATACGATAACGTTCGCCTCGGTCTCACCGGGCGCCTCGACACCATCCAGGCCGCGGTGCTGCTCGAGAAGCTGAAGATTTTCGACGACGAGATCGCCGTCCGCAACAAGGTGGCGGAGCGCTATGCGCGCAGCCTCGGCAACATCGTCACGGTGCCGCGCGTCGCCGACGGCAACAGCTCGATCTGGGCCTGCTACACCATCCGGCTGCCGAAGGGCACCGACCGTGACGCTTTCGCCGCGTCGCTGAAGGCGCAGGGCGTGCCGACCGCGATCTATTATGTGAAATCGATGCACATGCAGACCGCCTACGCCAATTACCCCGTCGCCGATGGCGGCCTGCCGGTGTGCGAGGCGCTCTCCGCCGACGTCATCAGCCTGCCGGTGCACGCTTATCTCGACGAGGCGACCCAGGAACGCGTCATCAAGGCTGTGCGCGACGCGCTGGCGGCTTGATTTGCTCGTTTTGAACCGCCGCCGCATGCTGTAGAAGCGGCGGATGCTCGGACGCATTTTCACCGTCGGCGGTTATACGCTGCTCTCGCGGATCACCGGATTCGCGCGCGACATCATGCTCGCGGCGATCCTTGGTGCTGGGCCGGTCGCCGACGCCTTCTTCGTGGCGCTGCGGCTGCCCAACCATTTTCGCGCGATCTTTGCCGAAGGCGCCTTCAATGCCGCCTTCGTGCCGGCCTATGCCCACGTCCACGGCGAGGGGGGCGAAACTTCGGCGCGATTATTCGCCAACCGCATTTTCACACTGCTGTTCGTTTCGCAGGTCGTGTTGCTGGCGGTAGCTCTGCTGTTCATGCCGCAGGCCATGAGCATCCTCGCGCCGGGCTTCACCGACGAGCCCGAGCAGCGCCGCCTTGCCATTGAACTGACGCGCATCACCTTTCCCTATCTGCTGCTGATCACGCTGGTGACGCTGTATGGCGGCATGCTCAACGTGGTCAATCGCTTTGCCAGCGCCGCGGCGGCGTCGATCTTCCTCAACATCTCGATGATGGCGACGCTGGCGCTTGCCGTGTTCTTCCCGACCGCCGGCCACGCCGCGGCCTGGGGTGTGCTGATCTCCGGCTTCCTGCAATACTTTTTGCTAGCCGGCGATCTCGCCCGTCACGGCGGCCTGCCGCGCTTCGCGCCGCTGCGGCTCGATGAGGACGTCCGCGCCTTCTTCCGCGCGCTGGGGCCCGCGACATTAGGCTCGATGGGCACGCAAGTTGCGCTGTTCGCCGACACCATCATCGCGACGTTCCTGCCGGTTGGCGCGTTGTCGGCGCTGTATTACGCCGACCGCCTCAATCAATTGCCGATCGGCGTGATCGGCATCGCCATAGGCACCGTGCTGCTGCCGGAAATGTCACGGCGGATCACTTCGGGCGATCACGCCGGCGCGATGGCGTCGCAGCGCCGTGCTTTCGAATTCACGTTGCTGTTCTCGGTGCCGTTTGTCGCCGCGTTCCTCACCGTGCCCGATGTCGTCATGCGCGCAATGTTTGCACGCGGCGCCTTCACCAAGGCCGACGCGGCGGCCGCGGGCGCTACACTCGCCGCCTATGCGATTGCGCTGATTCCCTTCGTGCTGATCCGCAGCGCGGTTGCGACCTTCTATGCCCGCAAGGATACGGCGACGCCGATGAAGGCGTCGCTGACCGGCATCGTCGTCAATGTGCTGTTGAAAATCATGCTGATGGGGTCGCTGGCCCAGGTCGGTCTCGCATTGGCTACCGCTGTCGGCGCCTGGGTCAACCTGCTGCTGGTGATCGGCTTCGCGGTGCGGGCGGACTATCTGGAGTTCGATCGGGCCTTCGTGCTGTCGCTGGTCAAATTCTTCGTGATCGGCGTCGTGCTCGCGGCGGTGCTGTGGCTCGCCGCGCATTTTGCTGCGGTGCAGTTTGCCAGCATGTCCGTGCTGCGCGACGAGGCTGCGCTTGGCATGCTGATGGTGGTCGGCTCCGTCGTCTACGTGGCCCTGATCCTGCTGCTGTTCGGCCGCCATTGGCTGAGGTCGCTGGTGCGAAGCTAAGCCGCATTTGCGCTTCCCGCCGTTCCGCTGCAAGATAGAGCAAATCTAAACTGCAGTCGGAGAGACCATGGCTCCCATCAAATTCGGCGTCGGACAAAGCGTCCTGCGCAAGGAAGACGACGCCCTGATTCGCGGCAAGGGCCGCTACACCGATGATCACGCGCCGGCAACTCTGCACGCGCTGATGCTGCGCTCGCCGCATGCCCACGCGACCTTTACGCTTGACGCCAAGCGCGCCCGCACGCTACCCGGCGTTGCCGCGATCCTGACTGCCGACGACGTCAAGGATCTGGGCGGCCTGCCGTGCCTGTTCAACCTGCCGGATACGCCGTTCACCGGGCCTGACTATCCGATCCTCGCAGCGAAAGTGGTCCGCCATGTCGGCGACGCCGTGGCCTTCGTTGTCGCCGACACCATCGCGCAGGCGCGCGACGCCGTCGAGGCGATCGAGGTCGAGTGGACGCCGCTGCCCGCCGTGGCCGGCCTCGTCAACGCGGTCAAGAAAGATGCGCCGCAGGTCTGGCCGGCCCATGCCGGCAATGTGCTGTTCGACGTGCCGCTCGGCGACAAGAAGGCGGTCGATGCGGTGTTTGCCAAGGCGCCCATCATTGCCGAAGTGAAAATCGTCAATCCGCGCGTCATCATCAACTACATGGAGACCCGCGCTGCGGTCTGCGAATATGACGCCAAGCGCGATCATCTGACGTTGACTATCGGCAGCCAGGGCAGCCACCGGCTGCGCGACATTCTGTGCCAGAACGTGCTGAAGATTCCGGTCGAGAACATGCGGGTGATCTGCCCCGATGTCGGCGGCGGTTTCGGCACGCGGCTGTTTCCGTATCGCGAATATGCGCTGGTCGCTGTCGCCGCGAAGAAGCTGCGCAAGACCGTCAAATGGGCGGCCGACCGCGCCGACCATTTCGTTGGCGACGCGCAGGGCCGCGACAATGTCACCCATGCCCGCATGGCGCTCGACAAGGACGGCAAGTTCCTCGCCATGGATGTCGACCTGATGGCCGACATGGGCGCGTACCTGTCGACCTTCGGGCCGTATATTCCGCATGGCGGCGCCGGCATGCTGCCGGGCCTCTACGACATCAAGGCGTTTCACTGCCGCGTCCGCACTGTCTTTACCAACACCGTGCCGGTGGATGCCTATCGCGGCGCCGGCCGCCCCGAAGCGGCCTATGTGGTCGAACGCCTGGTCGATGCCTGCGCACGCAAGCTCGGCATGTCGCCCGATGCGATCCGCCGCAAGAATTTCATCCAGCCGAAGGCGATGCCCTACACAACCGCCACCGGGAAGATCTACGATTCCGGCGACTTCGCGGCTCATATGAAGCGGGCGATGGAAGTCGCCAACTGGAAGGAGTTTCCGAAGCGCGCCAAGGCGGCCAGGAAGCTCGGCCTGGTCCGCGGCATCGGCCTCGCCACCTATGTGGAAGTCTGCGGCACCATGGGCGAGGAGACCGCCAATGTGGCGCTGGGGCCCGATGGCGATATCACCATCCTGATCGGCACCCAGTCGACCGGGCAGGGCCACCAGACCGCCTATGCGCAGATCGTCGCCGAACAGTTCGGCGTCGCGCCGGAGCGCGTCCACATCGTCCAGGGCGATACCGACAAGGTCGCTACCGGGCTGGGCACCGGCGGCTCGGCCTCGATCCCGTCGGGCGGCGTCAGCGTCCAGCGCGCCACCCGCAAGCTCGGCGTCAATTTGAAAGAGCTCGCCGCCGATGCGCTGGAAACCAGTGCCGCCGATCTGGAGATCAGCAACGGTGTCGTGCGCATCGCCGGCACCGACCGTTCGATCTCCTTCGCCGATCTCGCCAAGCGTGCCGATCCCTCAAAACTGAACGCCAGCGAGACTTTTAGCAGTGCCGACGGCACCTTTCCGAACGGCACCCATCTGGTCGAGGTCGAGATCGATCCCGCCACCGGCAAGATTACAATCGTCAACTACGTCATCGTCGATGATTTCGGCGTTACGCTGAATCCGCTGCTGCTGGCGGGCCAGGTCCATGGCGGCACCATGCAGGGCATCGGCCAGGCGCTGATGGAGCAGGCGGTCTACGACCCCAAGGACGGCCAGCTCGTCACCGGCACCTTCATGGACTACGCGCTGCCGCGCGCCGCCGACGGCGCCCCGATCAGCTTCGAGACCCACAATATTCCCTGCACCACCAATCCCATGGGGGTGAAGGGCGCAGGCGAGGCCGGCGCGATCGGCTCCTGTCCGGCGGTGGTTAATGCCATCATCGAGGGGCTGTGGCGCGAATACAAGATCGAGCACATCGACATGCCCGCGACCCCGGAGCGGATCTGGATGGCGATCCGCGAGCAGGAACGCCTGCATAATCTGTAAGACAACGCCGCCGGGAATAGATGCCCGGCGGCGGTGTTTATTTGTGCATTGCACATTCGTCTTAGTTGAATTCCAAAGGGGTAATGGTTGATGAAACGTACGATCGTTGTGGTGTGTGCTTTGTTGCTGGGGGCCGGCGCCGTGATGGCGCAGCAGGATGTCGTCAAGGAGCGCCAGACTCTGATGAAGGCCAACGGACGCAGTCTCGGCGCCGTGCTCGGCGCAATGGCCAAGGGCGACAAGCCCTACGATCAGGCAGCGGTCGATGCCGCGCTCAACGCACTCGACGACACCGCCAGGAAATTGCCGACACTGTTTCCCGACAGCACCAAGGGCCTGAAGGCCGAGGGCGATTACAGCGCCTCGCCCAAAATCTGGGAAGACAAGGTCGGCTTCAACGCTCACATCGCCAGCTTCAGCAAGGTGGTCACAGAGGCCAAGGCCAAGATCAAGGATCTCGACACGCTGAAAGCGACCGCCGGTGGCATCGGCAAGGAATGCGGCGGCTGCCACGAGACGTTTCGTCTGAAGAGCTGAGCTGAAACCGTCGGCCCGGACAAGTGAGCGGAGCGAACGCCGATCCGGGACCCATAACCCCTAGGCTCGTTGATAGCAGAAGGTATCTGCCCCAGCGACCAAACAAGATGACGGTGGTTATGGGTCCCGGCTTGCGCTCGCTTGCCGGGACGACGCGCTTATGGATCAAAGATCGCGATAAGCCTTCCGATCTGCTTCGCTATTCCAGTCGGCGAATGTTGCGAAGGGAAAATCAAGTTGATCCTGTCCCGCACGCGCGAGGACGACGCACTCATGCTCAATCGTGTAGACGACTTCGTCGCCCGTCCGCAGCCTCAGCGCGTCGCGCACCTGCGAGGGAATAGTCGTCCGTGCTTTGCTGTCGATCTTGCTCTTGATCATCGAAAGCCTCATCGGCGTCCCGGCACTCTTGCCGGGACGCCGCGCCAATTATGTTAACTTACTTCGTCACCTGGCCGCGAATTTCGCCGGCCGGATGGGCGGCGGTGTGGACGTTGACGTAGTACTTGCCGGCCACGAGGTCGGCGGCCTGCGCGTCGGTCAGCGTGGCGCTGCCTTCCGACGGGCTGGTGGCGGGCGCGATCGGCACGGCGACGCCGGCGTTCTTGCCGGGCTCGGCGGGGCCGTGGAAATGCGCCATGGTGGCGGGGCCGGTGAGGCCGGAATAGGTCAGTTTCCAGGTCAGCTTCTTGGAAGCGGGATCGTAGTTGATATCGGCGGTGCCGGTGCCGGCGGTGGTGTTGGCGGGTACTTCGGCGGTGCCGTTCAGCGTGGCCTTCATCTTGTCGGCAAACGCCGGAGCGGAAAAGGCGACGGTCGCCAATGCGAGGCTCGTGAGCATGATTTTGGTGTTCGACATGGTTCTCTCCCTGTGGACGCAAAGATCATGATGATTTGAAACGCCGTTGGTTCGTGTTTATTCCCGCGATCGCTGAACGGTGGATCACAATTTCGTTCCGGGAATCGCGGCTACTTGCTCCATAATGGCTGCTGACGCTGGCCCGTGAGGATGGATCGGAACGTGAAGCGACTTTTCGTATTTGTACTGTGCGCTGCCGTGGCCGGGTTCGCGGTGTTCGGTTGGCTGACGATTTCCGCAACGGTTTCCGCGAGCGCGCTAACGGCGCGCACACCGAACATTGCGAACGGGCTGACAACCTTCAATGCCGGCGGATGTTCCTCCTGCCACGCCACGCCGGCGCAGCCGGACCGCGCGCGGCTCGGCGGCGGGCTGCCGATCCCGTCGCCGTTCGGGACGTTCTATGTGCCGAACATCTCGCCCGATCCGGCGGATGGCATCGGGCGGTGGAGCGAGGCCGATTTCGTCACCGCGCTGCTGAAGGGCACATCGCCAGCGGGGATGCACTATTTTCCGGCGTTTCCTTACAGCTCCTATCAGCACGCCAAGATCGAAGACGCACGCGATCTGTTCGCCTATCTGAAGACGTTGCCGCCGGTGTCCGGCAGGGCGCCCGCCCACAACGTGCCGTTCCCG is drawn from Nitrobacteraceae bacterium AZCC 2146 and contains these coding sequences:
- a CDS encoding UDP-glucuronate 4-epimerase (product_source=KO:K08679; cath_funfam=3.40.50.720; cog=COG0451; ko=KO:K08679; pfam=PF01370; superfamily=51735): MSEQPTLVTGAAGFIGFHVARQLLAEGRVIVGLDSLNDYYDPALKQARLKLLQDHPRFEFVKANLADRPAMSALFARHKFPVVIHLAAQAGVRYSIDKPHAYADANLEGFLNVLEGCRHNACKHLIYASSSSVYGANKKKPFSVSDRVDNPISLYAATKKANELMAHSYSHLYRLPTTGLRFFTVYGPWGRPDMAIFLFTKAIVERAPIKLFNHGNMRRDFTYIDDVAAVIGRLLGHVPAGSENSAPARIYNVGNHKPEDLLHVVTVLEKELGLEAVKTMLPMQPGDVPETFADIDDLMRDVGFRPDTPIEDGIRHFVAWYRGHYGA
- a CDS encoding mannose-1-phosphate guanylyltransferase/mannose-6-phosphate isomerase (product_source=KO:K16011; cath_funfam=2.60.120.10,3.90.550.10; cog=COG0662,COG0836; ko=KO:K16011; pfam=PF00483,PF01050; superfamily=51182,53448; tigrfam=TIGR01479); the protein is MDKRIIPLIMCGGAGTRLWPSSREGRPKQFLPLFGPRSTFQDTMLRVSDTTLFDRPIVITSAAYRFMVREQLADIGLEADVLLEPARRDSGPAIAAGAAFAQTRDSDAVVLALAADHVVKDTAAFVAACRQGLVVANEGHIVTFGVKPERPATEYGYISPGKAIAGDVHAVAKFVEKPDLARAAGYIEAGYLWNSGNFMFRAAMLLDEYSRVDPDSVQTITDAVAGAGRDLGFITLDAEAFGKAKAISIDYAVMEKTSHAAVVPVACGWSDVGSWLAVWELSDKDGQGNAAQGTAVFEDSRNCNVATDGVVVALEGVDDLVVVATQDAVLVSRQKDANGLKRLVAKLKVVAPNVTEDHLKVHRPWGSYQSLDNGDRHQVKRIVVKAGGRLSLQMHHHRSEHWIVVRGTARVTVNDLVKIVHENESIYIPIGATHRLENPGKILLELIEVQTGSYLGEDDIIRIEDDYRRS
- a CDS encoding UDP-N-acetylglucosamine 3-dehydrogenase (product_source=KO:K18855; cath_funfam=3.40.50.720; cog=COG0673; ko=KO:K18855; pfam=PF01408; superfamily=51735), encoding MGAGRTLRVGVVGAGVMGTNHGRVLAGLPGIELIGIVDPLPEHRARAVKLIGCPTFSDLESLIEAGVDAVTIAAPTHLHHEVALACIAKGIHVLVEKPIASTVEEGREIVEAARRAKVTLMVGHVERFNPAVATIKQAIKDEDILSIAITRVGPFPPRMSNVGVVIDLAVHDIDLIRWFTESDIVDVQPQLASAVAEREDIALLQFRTASGVLAHINTNWLTPFKARTVTVATRGKYVMGDLLTRQVTECFGFKTDGSYSMRHLPVGQDEPLRAELLAFLDAVRSGGVPAVTGDEGVASLEIAIQCLEAPKKPTAVARPAPRRVVG
- a CDS encoding dTDP-4-amino-4,6-dideoxygalactose transaminase (product_source=COG0399; cath_funfam=3.40.640.10,3.90.1150.10; cog=COG0399; pfam=PF01041; superfamily=53383) — protein: MNQHLRPEPVPFIDIGAQRRRLGQSIDDAVGRVLTHCQFIGGPEVTQLEAELAAYTGAKHVISCASGTDALLMVLMAKGVGPGDAVFCPSFTFCATGEAVALTGASPVFVDVDESTYNMDAASLKRAVATAKKLGLKPRAIIPVDLFGQPADHDTIAAIAEAEGMFVLDDAAQAFGARYKGKRIGTFALATATSFFPAKPLGCFGDGGAIFTDDDQLAADLRSIRVHGQGSDKYDNVRLGLTGRLDTIQAAVLLEKLKIFDDEIAVRNKVAERYARSLGNIVTVPRVADGNSSIWACYTIRLPKGTDRDAFAASLKAQGVPTAIYYVKSMHMQTAYANYPVADGGLPVCEALSADVISLPVHAYLDEATQERVIKAVRDALAA
- a CDS encoding putative peptidoglycan lipid II flippase (product_source=KO:K03980; cog=COG0728; ko=KO:K03980; pfam=PF03023; superfamily=53474; tigrfam=TIGR01695; transmembrane_helix_parts=Outside_1_23,TMhelix_24_43,Inside_44_84,TMhelix_85_107,Outside_108_130,TMhelix_131_153,Inside_154_159,TMhelix_160_182,Outside_183_185,TMhelix_186_203,Inside_204_241,TMhelix_242_264,Outside_265_267,TMhelix_268_286,Inside_287_306,TMhelix_307_329,Outside_330_343,TMhelix_344_363,Inside_364_382,TMhelix_383_400,Outside_401_404,TMhelix_405_427,Inside_428_439,TMhelix_440_462,Outside_463_476,TMhelix_477_499,Inside_500_509) is translated as MLGRIFTVGGYTLLSRITGFARDIMLAAILGAGPVADAFFVALRLPNHFRAIFAEGAFNAAFVPAYAHVHGEGGETSARLFANRIFTLLFVSQVVLLAVALLFMPQAMSILAPGFTDEPEQRRLAIELTRITFPYLLLITLVTLYGGMLNVVNRFASAAAASIFLNISMMATLALAVFFPTAGHAAAWGVLISGFLQYFLLAGDLARHGGLPRFAPLRLDEDVRAFFRALGPATLGSMGTQVALFADTIIATFLPVGALSALYYADRLNQLPIGVIGIAIGTVLLPEMSRRITSGDHAGAMASQRRAFEFTLLFSVPFVAAFLTVPDVVMRAMFARGAFTKADAAAAGATLAAYAIALIPFVLIRSAVATFYARKDTATPMKASLTGIVVNVLLKIMLMGSLAQVGLALATAVGAWVNLLLVIGFAVRADYLEFDRAFVLSLVKFFVIGVVLAAVLWLAAHFAAVQFASMSVLRDEAALGMLMVVGSVVYVALILLLFGRHWLRSLVRS
- a CDS encoding carbon-monoxide dehydrogenase large subunit (product_source=KO:K03520; cath_funfam=3.30.365.10; cog=COG1529; ko=KO:K03520; pfam=PF01315,PF02738; smart=SM01008; superfamily=54665,56003), producing the protein MAPIKFGVGQSVLRKEDDALIRGKGRYTDDHAPATLHALMLRSPHAHATFTLDAKRARTLPGVAAILTADDVKDLGGLPCLFNLPDTPFTGPDYPILAAKVVRHVGDAVAFVVADTIAQARDAVEAIEVEWTPLPAVAGLVNAVKKDAPQVWPAHAGNVLFDVPLGDKKAVDAVFAKAPIIAEVKIVNPRVIINYMETRAAVCEYDAKRDHLTLTIGSQGSHRLRDILCQNVLKIPVENMRVICPDVGGGFGTRLFPYREYALVAVAAKKLRKTVKWAADRADHFVGDAQGRDNVTHARMALDKDGKFLAMDVDLMADMGAYLSTFGPYIPHGGAGMLPGLYDIKAFHCRVRTVFTNTVPVDAYRGAGRPEAAYVVERLVDACARKLGMSPDAIRRKNFIQPKAMPYTTATGKIYDSGDFAAHMKRAMEVANWKEFPKRAKAARKLGLVRGIGLATYVEVCGTMGEETANVALGPDGDITILIGTQSTGQGHQTAYAQIVAEQFGVAPERVHIVQGDTDKVATGLGTGGSASIPSGGVSVQRATRKLGVNLKELAADALETSAADLEISNGVVRIAGTDRSISFADLAKRADPSKLNASETFSSADGTFPNGTHLVEVEIDPATGKITIVNYVIVDDFGVTLNPLLLAGQVHGGTMQGIGQALMEQAVYDPKDGQLVTGTFMDYALPRAADGAPISFETHNIPCTTNPMGVKGAGEAGAIGSCPAVVNAIIEGLWREYKIEHIDMPATPERIWMAIREQERLHNL
- a CDS encoding cytochrome c556 (product_source=COG3909; cath_funfam=1.20.120.10; cleavage_site_network=SignalP-noTM; cog=COG3909; pfam=PF01322; superfamily=47175; transmembrane_helix_parts=Inside_1_4,TMhelix_5_22,Outside_23_148), whose amino-acid sequence is MKRTIVVVCALLLGAGAVMAQQDVVKERQTLMKANGRSLGAVLGAMAKGDKPYDQAAVDAALNALDDTARKLPTLFPDSTKGLKAEGDYSASPKIWEDKVGFNAHIASFSKVVTEAKAKIKDLDTLKATAGGIGKECGGCHETFRLKS
- a CDS encoding antitoxin PrlF (product_source=KO:K19156; cath_funfam=2.10.260.10; cog=COG2002; ko=KO:K19156; pfam=PF15937; smart=SM00966; superfamily=89447; tigrfam=TIGR01439), coding for MIKSKIDSKARTTIPSQVRDALRLRTGDEVVYTIEHECVVLARAGQDQLDFPFATFADWNSEADRKAYRDL